One Salminus brasiliensis chromosome 5, fSalBra1.hap2, whole genome shotgun sequence DNA segment encodes these proteins:
- the setdb1b gene encoding histone-lysine N-methyltransferase SETDB1-B isoform X4 has translation MEVDSGLGSGGMEMELGPELEEELGVSLDELREWIEKQVDSSEAVQQRKAQLAELQEWVEQREKDMATVDTLCSTASDSVTQCESLVKELYSKMGLAYRESSSDDDGGGEGSASEVIEIDDDDDDDVIAVGCVVPPKKVVTPVKESTFKEASAAIQRTSQQVQNLMQTVTKNTPSGSNAIVPPKVVAPPSQTRGPMMNIPAVFVSSAPGNSATQPNPALKQDAMKINMSILGKKRTKTWHRGTLVAINSVGNSFKYKVKFENKGKSLLSGNHVAFDYHPTLERLYVGARVVAKYKDGNQVWLYAGIVAEMPNSKNRMRFLIFFDDGYASYVGLPELYPVCRPLQKSWEDIEDESCRDFIQEYITAYPNRPMVLLKPGQIIKTEWEGTWWRSRVEEVDGSLVKMLFLDDKRSEWIYRGSTRLEPMFNLKISAANSQDKKLGGAQRPRPNMGAMRAKGPVVQYTTNENNPLANRPAGPQPMGPRPQFPCPPQAIRPESNMAKKSTSTFIAPPRHGMATDVQFKTLNPMPPQPSAPRFFLLQPSPVQTLIPMAPSQQPLQPAVSMYGGERIPQEPSYQAPNDRLFYLTHLCTPDCLKRIRPTRPNLHRGRNPLLTPLLYEFRRMTARRRLNRKMSFHVIYKSPCGLSLRNMGEIQRYLFQTHCDFIFLEMFCLDPYVLVDRRFQPQRPFYFIRDITMGREDIPLSCVNEIDNTPPPSVAYSKERIPADGVFINTSADFLVGCDCTDGCQDKSKCSCHQLTLQATGCTPGGQINPNAGYNSKRLDECLPTGIYECNKRCRCNPQMCTNRLVQHGLQVRLQLFKTQNKGWGIRCLDDVAKGSFVCIYAGKILTDDFADKEGLEMGDEYFANLDHIESVENFKEGYESEAHCSDSEGSGVDMSRVKMRPPNQQGKHASKSEDRNSSTTGKGRDSSDEGDSDDDKESNPDESDSSDDTFVKDTYYTSSSVWRSYTTRRQSKGLKEGSQDSKDGLSVSGGVTEEQKPPPMPEESGKSKVASWLTSQSESTGAQDVKVEGQPKPEKKEVMTLSDSDDVQTISSGSDDNKEREKKTQAVVKRQVAVKSTRGIAMKSSHGIKVKTGGGAGGGGGSGNQGQGGGEGGPKNTRQFYDGEESCYIIDAKLEGNLGRYLNHSCSPNLFVQNVFVDTHDLRFPWVAFFASKRIRAGTELTWDYNYEVGSVEGKELLCCCGSTECRGRLL, from the exons ATGGAGGTGGACTCCGGTTTGGGCTCTGGAGGCATGGAGATGGAGCTGGGtccagagctggaggaggagttGGGGGTCTCTCTGGATGAACTGCGCGAGTGGATCGAGAAGCAGGTGGACAGCAGTGAGGCTGTGCAGCAGAGGAAAGCTCAGCTAGCTGAACTGCAGGAGTGGGTcgaacagagagaaaaagacatggCTACTGTGGACACACTCTGCTCCACTGCTTCAGA TTCAGTGACCCAGTGCGAGTCCCTGGTAAAAGAGCTGTACAGTAAAATGGGTCTGGCGTATCGGGAGAGCAGTTCTGACGACGACGGCGGAGGCGAGGGCAGCGCCTCAGAGGTCATTGAAATCGATGATGACGACGACGACGACGTCATTGCTGTGGGCTGTG TGGTCCCACCAAAGAAAGTTGTGACCCCAGTCAAAGAATCAACG TTTAAGGAAGCCTCAGCAGCGATTCAGAGAACTTCTCAGCAAGTGCAGAACCTGATGCAGACGGTCACCAAGAACACCCCATCCGGCTCCAACGCCATCGTTCCGCCTAAAGTGGTGGCGCCTCCCTCTCAGACCCGGGGCCCCATGATGAATATCCCAGCGGTGTTCGTGTCCTCCGCCCCAGGAAACTCTGCCACCCAGCCGAACCCAGCCCTCAAACAGGACGCCATGAAGATCAACATGAGCATTCTCGGGAAGAAACGCACCAAGACGTGGCACCGCGGGACCCTCGTCGCCATCAACTCCGTTG GGAACAGCTTTAAGTACAAGGTGAAGTTTGAGAACAAGGGGAAGAGTCTGCTGTCTGGGAATCACGTGGCCTTCGACTATCACCCCACCCTGGAGAGGCTGTACGTGGGCGCCCGTGTTGTCGCCAAGTACAAAGATGGAAACCAGGTGTGGCTCTACGCTGGCATTGTGGCGGAGATGCCAAACAGCAAGAACCGCATGAG GTTCCTCATCTTTTTTGACGATGGCTATGCTTCCTACGTGGGCCTTCCTGAACTCTACCCTGTTTGCAGACCCT TGCAGAAGTCGTGGGAGGACATAGAGGACGAGTCGTGCCGGGATTTCATTCAGGAGTACATCACCGCGTACCCCAACAGACCTATGGTCCTGCTGAAGCCGGGCCAGATCATCAAGACCGAGTGGGAGGGGACCTGGTGGAGGAGCCGTGTGGAGGAGGTGGACGGCAGCCTGGTCAAAATGCTCTTCTTG GACGATAAGCGCAGCGAGTGGATCTATCGCGGCTCCACCCGTCTGGAGCCCATGTTCAACCTGAAAATAAGCGCGGCCAACAGCCAGGACAAGAAGCTTGGTGGCGCACAGCGGCCGAGACCCAACATGG GAGCAATGAGGGCTAAAGGGCCTGTTGTCCAGTACACTACTAATGAGAACAATCCATTAGCCAATCGACCTGCAGGCCCTCAGCCTATGGGACCTCGACCGCAGTTCCCCTGCCCCCCGCAGGCCATCCGCCCTGA GAGTAACATGGCTAAGAAGAGCACGTCCACATTCATAGCCCCGCCTCGGCACGGCATGGCCACCGACGTTCAGTTCAAAACCCTCAACCCCATGCCTCCACAACCCAGCGCGCCCAG GTTCTTCCTCCTGCAGCCCAGCCCGGTGCAGACCCTCATTCCCATGGCCCCGTCCCAGCAGCCCCTACAGCCGGCGGTGTCTATGTACGGCGGTGAGCGGATCCCTCAGGAGCCGTCCTATCAGGCCCCCAATGACCGCCTCTTCTACCTCACACACCTCTGCACCCCTGACTGTCTGAAACGCATCCGGCCCACCAGGCCCAACCTGCACCGCGGCCGCAACCCGCTGCTCACGCCCCTACTCTACGAGTTTCGCCGTATGACCGCCCGCAGACGCCTCAACCGCAAG ATGTCGTTCCACGTCATCTACAAGTCTCCGTGTGGTCTGAGCCTGAGGAACATGGGCGAGATTCAGCGCTACCTCTTCCAGACGCACTGTGACTTCATCTTCCTGGAGATGTTCTGCCTGGACCCCTACGTGCTGGTGGACCGCCGCTTCCAGCCGCAGAGGCCCTTCTACTTCATCCGGGACATCACAATGGGCCGGGAGGACATCCCCCTGTCCTGTGTGAACGAGATCGATAACACGCCCCCTCCCAGCGTCGCCTACAGCAAAGAGCGGATCCCTGCTGATGGGGTCTTCATCAATACCAGCGCCGACTTCCTCGTGGGCTGCGACTGCACAGACGGCTGTCAGGACAA GTCAAAGTGTTCCTGCCACCAGCTGACCCTGCAGGCCACAGGGTGTACTCCTGGGGGTCAGATAAACCCCAACGCTGGGTATAATAGCAAGAGGCTGGACGAGTGCTTGCCCACAGG GATATATGAGTGTAATAAGCGGTGCCGCTGCAATCCTCAGATGTGCACCAACCGTTTGGTGCAGCACGGTCTGCAGGTGCGCCTACAGCTCTTTAAAACCCAGAACAAAGGCTGGGGCATCCGCTGCCTCGACGACGTGGCCAAAGGCTCCTTCGTCTGCATCTATGCAG GCAAAATCCTTACAGATGACTTTGCGGATAAGGAGGGCTTGGAGATGGGAGACGAGTACTTCGCCAACCTGGAccacatcgagagtgtggagaATTTTAAGGAGGGCTATGAGAGCGAGGCACACTGCTCGGACAGCGAGGGCAGCGGTGTGGACATGAGCCGGGTCAAGATGCGACCTCCGAACCAGCAGGGCAAACACGCCTCAAAGTCTGAGGACCGCAACAGCAGCACCACCGGCAAAG GCCGAGACTCCTCTGATGAGGGCGACAGCGACGATGACAAGGAATCAAACCCAGACGAGAGCGACAGCTCGGACGACACGTTCGTGAAAGACACGTACTACACGTCCAGCTCGGTTTGGAGGAGCTACACCACTCGCCGACAGAGTAAAGGCCTGAAGGAGG GGAGTCAGGACAGTAAGGACGGACTGAGTGTGTCCGGCGGAGTCACAGAGGAGCAGAAGCCTCCACCCATGCCTGAGGAGAGTGGGAAAAGTAAAGTGGCCTCTTGGCTGACCAGCCAGTCTGAATCCACTGGAGCTCAAGACGTCAAAGTAGAGGGGCAGCCGAAGCCAGAGAAGAAG GAAGTGATGACCCTTTCGGACAGTGATGATGTGCAGACTATCAGCTCCGGGTCAGATGACAACAAGGAGCGAGAAAAGAAGACTCAAG CGGTGGTGAAGAGGCAGGTTGCAGTGAAGTCGACGCGAGGCATTGCCATGAAATCCTCTCATGGCATCAAGGTGAAAACAGGAGGTGGTGCTGGAGGAGGTGGCGGATCAGGCAATCAAGGCCAAGGAGGTGGAGAAGGCGGCCCCAAAAACACACGACAATTTTACGATGGGGAGGAGTCTTGTTACATCATCGACGCTAAATTGGAGGGAAACCTGGGACGTTACCTCAAC CATAGCTGCAGTCCTAACCTGTTTGTCCAGaatgtgtttgtggacacccacgACCTGCGATTCCCTTGGGTTGCATTCTTCGCCAGCAA GCGAATCCGCGCAGGAACGGAGCTGACCTGGGACTATAACTATGAGGTGGGCAGCGTGGAGGGCAAGGAGCTGCTGTGCTGCTGCGGGTCTACCGAGTGCCGTGGACGACTACTGTAA